GGGATAGTCAAAGTCATCCTCGCCATAAGCCGCGCTGGTACCTTCTGGCATCCACACGGTACGCAACTTGTGGGCATAATCGGTAAATAGTGCGGTATTTAGATCGTACGGAACCACGCGCTCATTCAGCGTGAGTTTTCCGTCAATCGCTTCGACAACATGCCAGGCACTCAGGTTATCCGGCACTGCCTCTCTCTCGTGTACCGTTACCTGCTCACGGGGTGCATCGCACCCCACCAGCATCAGGGCCAGTACCGCGCCCCACAGCAACTTATGCATCGGCTACCTCATTTTCTGCGGCCGGCTCTTCCTGAGGTTTATCAAAATCCAAGACGATTTTCGGCAACTTCTCGAGGCTGCACTGATGGGCAGAGATGTCGGTAGAAATGTTTTCAAAATCTCCCTGTACATCGACATTGATAATACCCACACCCTCATTTTCGATACAGAGCTTGAGGTTTTCCGGCAGTTCACCATTAACCATCTTGTTCGGGTCCATGGCGCCGTCCCACATGATGTCCGGTAAGCTGCCAGTCAAACCAAACCTGGCAACCTTGAGTGCTTTCAGTTCCAGGTGGTCTGGAGAGTCCCCACCGCCGGCAAACTGATTGTCGTAGATATAGATACCTTCCGGATAAGGATCAAAGTCTTTCTGTGTGGACTTGTCGCTGTAGTAACCCGCCGAGAAGTAGCTACTGACAATTACGTTCGCAGTTTCATTGTCTGCAATCTCATTATTGAAAATTTCAACATTGTCGTTGGAATTGATCACCACACCGGAGCCGGCGGGCACCGCGGCTACCGGGGTGCCTTCATGGCCGAAGTTATCGGTGTTATTCTCAAATACCCTGTTGTTATACACGCGGGTACTGTGCCCCGGTTGTGGCAGGTTCGGCATATTGAAAACCAGGATGCCGCCAGTGTTATTGGTCGCCACATTGCCATAAACGTCGGCACCGATGGTATTTTCAATTTCGATGCCCGCTACGTTGAACTCGGCGCGGTTATTACGCACGATGACATTGCGCGATTGCCCCACGTAGATACCCGCATCGGAAGCGCCGATGGCCACCGTCCCTTCTACCAGGGTGTTTTCGGTCTGTACCGGGTAAATGCCATAGGCGCCGTTTTCCGTGGCGGGTCCGTTGGTCCATTCCACGCGGATATTGCGGATAATGATATTTTTGCCTTCGTTGACCTTCAGCGCATCGCCGATGGTGTCTTCAATCGCCAGCCCTTCGATAGTGAAATCACTGGCATTCACCAGTAAGCCCTCAGCGCCCTGAATCTGGTCTTTGAATGACAGGATGCTCTTGTCCATACCGGCACCGCGGATGGTCACACCATCCACGTTCAGAGACAGGCTGCGGTTGAGCTGGAAGTGTCCTTCAGGGATTTCGATAACGTCACCAGGCTGGGCCTGAATCAGTTGCTTGCGCAACGCTTTCTGGAAATCCACCGCAGTTGCGGCTGCTGTGTTTTCATTGTTTTTCTGGGTCTGGCTGTCCTGAGAACAGGCGGCAGCCAGCGCCGTCAACAGAACTACGCCGATCTTAGCTGTAGTTTTCATGGGGTCTCCCGCTTTTCCGTTATGGTTATTTTCCGTGTCAGTGTGTCAGATAGCCTGGCCGTGTCTGCCCCGTGTACCCAAGACAGCCCCATCCGCCTGAAACAAGCCGCAAGGGACGCCCCTCCACCCTTAACTGGTACGCATGTACCAATTAGAAAGCGCAGATAGTGGCTATAGACAACTGCATCGATAGTATCCAACCCCCTGTAAGCCAGCAATACAGCGAACGGAACTATGTCTCCTTTTAACCAATTCTCCCGATAAGCTGCCGGGAACCTGCTGGTCACAAGCTGAGGGGTATAGGAGGTGAGGGGTACAGGAGGTGAGACGCAGTCAATTGAAACAGGAACCCCCTGGAATACAGGCTAGGAACCTGAACCCCAGGGGCTTGTTGATTGTCTCAGCCGCTGATTTGAATTGGCGGCCGACGGCTTAGCTCAGTGCTGGAAAACCGGCGCGGCTACATAACTCCAGAACAAAACCGTGGAAACCATCACCACGACTGCCATGACCAGACACACGGTGACTACCGCGCTGGCAAACAGGAAGCCCCGCTCTTCAGACACATCCAGCACAATGGGAATTCCCAGGTAGAGCAGATATACCGCGTAGGCGACCGCAATAGTAGCCAGCAGGATATCAAGCCACAGAACAGGATAGAGACCGGCAGCCCCGGCAATGAAAATGGGGGTTGCGGTAAAACCGGCAATCACCATGCCCTTCATTGGGTGGGACTTGGCACCGTAGGTTTTCGCCATCCAGTGGATGAAAAACCCGATCGCAATCACCGCCAAAATCATGGTGAGATAGAACACAGCCACCAGAGAAAGCGCGCTGTTGCTGGTAAGAGTGCGTACCTGCCCACCATTTCCGATGCTCCAGCCAATCTGGGTGGTACCAAAAAACCACGCCAGTGCGGGTAGCGATGCCAGGATGATGACATAAGGGAGCTGACGGTTGAGCCCCTTTTCCGACAACCCGGCAATTTCCTGCCATTGGCTGCGGGGTTTTACCATCAGGCCATAGAGATGATTCAGCATTCCCGTTCTCCTCTCATTCGAGGAACACACACCGGTACGCGGATCGATGTGTGGGATAGCCTTATTACAACGCTCAATTTGATCTGGATACGACTTGTCAAAGTGAGGGATACCGCCAAAGGCTTTTCCCGAAGTTCCAGTATTTATTGTTGCGTGTAGCTGCGGCGAACGGCTCAGTGCCTCAGCGACAACCGGTTGAAAAAACCGGATATTCCAGTTGTAACACCCTGGTCATCCAAGTCAACGCGGGTGTCAAAAATGGCGCCCCGGTGTTTGTGGGCGTTTCCCCTGGAAACAATTACAGGTAGAGAAGTGATACGGAAAAACCCGATTGCCTCGCTGTGAAACCGGCAATCGGACTTTTGGAAGACAGGTACAGCCCGAGCGGCTGTCACCGTGATTGGATGGGGACAATACGCTTACGATTCAGCGGCTTCTACCCGCTGAATCCAACCGAAGCGATCCTCACTGCGCCCCTCCTGAATATCCAGCAAAGCGGCGCGCAGTTTCTCCGCCACAGGTCCCGGCGCAGAATTGAGCTTGTAGTTTCCGTTGTCATCACCCAGCTCGCTGATGGGACTCACAATCGCTGCGGTGCCACAGGCGAATGCTTCAGAACAGGTGCCTGAACGAACCAGCGCCAACAGGTCATCGATATCGATATCCCGCTCGTGCACTTCTATGTCCATTTCGCGGGCCAGCGTCAGCAGAGAATCCCGGGTTACCCCTTCAAGAATGGAGCCATTGAGCGCCGGCGTGTGCAGCACGCCATCCATCACCGCAAAGAAGTTCATTCCGGAAAGTTCATCTACGGTCTGACGATTACTCGGGCTCAACCACAGGGACTGATCGTATCCACGCTCCTTGAGCCGGGCGATACTCTGCAGGCTGGCAGCATAATTGCCACCGACCTTGCTGTCGCCCGTGCCGCCGACCGCGGCCCTGGAGTCCTCCCGTTCGATCCACAGGCGCATATTGCCGGGGTGGTACGCCGCAGATGGACTGGCAATCACATAGAAATCGTATGCACTGCTGGCAGTGACCGAGAGATCGGGCTGAGTGCCGATCAGGAAAGGACGTAGATACAGAGACTCGCCACTGTTGGCTGGAATGAGATTGGCGCAATATGCGGTGACAGTGCGCACCCCCTCCATAAACAGGGATTCCGGCACCGGTGGCATACACAGGCGCTCGGCGGAATGCTGCATGCGCGCGGCGTTGCGCTCCGGGCGAAACAGCGCAGCGCCGGAGCCATTGCGATACGCTTTCAGCCCTTCAAAGCAGCTCTGGGCGTAGTGCAGTACTTTGGCCGCGGGATCCAACATCAGGGGGGCGTATGGCACCAGCTCCCCGCTACTCCAGCAACCGTCCTCATAACGGGCGCGGAACATCACCGGCGCCATGACAGTCCCGAAGCCAAGCCGCTCAGGTAGTTCGAAGCCCCGCAGGTTGGCGATGGCTTCCGGTTGTATTTTTATGCTCACAAGCTCGTCCTCTCTCAGGATTCCCACGGTTTCGGGCCTTGAAACCCACTCAGATGGGGATTATGGCGCTCAATGCCCAAACAACCAAATACTCAAACCATTAAAAACATTTAACACGCAATAAATCACCAATATATACAAAATATTAGGATGCAATACCAAAACAGGCGTAATTGCCCCTCAGACTACGTCTCCCGCCACTACCGCACCCGATGCCGAACCGGAAAAGTGAATGACAGTTACGAGGAAGTTAGCCTCGGTTCTGACTCTTTGTGCGACAGAGTCTCTTCCTCCTTTCTCAACTGGCAATTTTTGGCGTGGCTTTCCTGACCAGAGTCGCCAAACACCCCTCGTAATCTGCACAGCTGCCAGACTGTAAAAACCCCTGAGCAACCGCCTTTGTCAGTGCATTCAACTCCGGCGGCAGAGGCATCGAAAATTCGTTGGCTATACTCAAAATACACGGGCGGCAAAGATCAAAATGCAAGGCAAACCTCTGCCAATCGAGGCACCGGAACCTGCAATCAGCCAAAGCCCGGCATTGAACGACACACAAGCCGGGCAACCGGCAGGACAACGAACGAACCACACTTCAGGGAGAGAAGAGCCGGCAACAGGAATGTTGTGCCGGCACTCGCGCCTGCACTCGACGCACCGCGCCGGGCACAGGACAGACACAACACGAAATGGAAGTGGTTCTATCGTGACACAGACAGATACCAGCAACGCAATTGCTATCGGCTTGATGTTTACAGCCTCAGCTCTGCTGTGTGGCTCTGTATCTGCGGAAGGTATATCCGCAGTGGGTAATGCAGGCATGCCGCCGGATGCCTATATAGAAGCGGCGTCGAAGCCGCTGAAAAAGCCCAGGAGACAACTGCGCCCATCAAAGGCGGCGGATGAGTACCGTGCGCAGATCGAAGAAATGGAGGCGGAGTACGGCGCTTACGGAGCTGGTATCGACGAACAATTGATGGGACTGGGTTCCGCGCTTCAGCGCTCCGGCGCACACGAGGAAGCCATCAGCGAATTTCGTCGCGCCATGCTGATCAACCGGGTAAATGAGGGACTCTACTCCCTGAACCAGGTTCCCATGATCGAGCGCATGATCGAAAGCCAGATTGCGCTCAATCAGTGGGAAGATGCCAACGACAATCAGGAATACCTGTTCTGGCTGCATGCAAAAAATTACGGCGAGAAAGATCCACGTATGCTGCCGATCATCAATCAACTGAGCCACTGGCACTTGCAGGCATACATCGATGAAAAAGGGGCGACACTATTCGAGCACTTGATCGATGCCACCAATCTCTATGCGCTGGCGGTGGATATCATTTCGCATAACTTTGGTGCCAATGACCTGAGGTTAGTCGAAGCACTACGTGGCCTGAAAGCGAGCAGCTACTATCTCGCTACTTACAAGGGTGAGCCCGCGGAAGCAGTGGTCGTCAATACAAGTTTCGGTGGCGGCAATATGGGTAATGAAAGGCGCGCGCAACTCGACCAGTACCGGATGAAGAGTTTCAGCTCCGGAAAAACCGCGATTACCCGCATTATGGATGTGTACCAGAAAAACCCGAAATCTCCACCGGCAGCGTCAGCCAAGGCAAAAGTGGAGCTCGGCGACTGGTACATGATGTTCAACAAATGGCACTCCGCACGCGAGACTTACGGCCAGGCATATCAGGCTCTGTGGGATAACGGCGCGACCAACCAGGAGATCGACGCGATTTTCGGCCGCCCCGCTGCACTGCCGACACTGCCACTATTGGATGAAGATCGCGAAGCACTGGCGAATTCCTATGTGACGGTTTCCTACGACGTCACCGCGTTTGGAAAAGCACGCAATATAAAGATTCTGAATGCGCAGCCATCTAACAAGGTCAGTATCCGCTCGCGGGTGCGCAATGTGCTGAAGCGGGCAAAATTCCGCCCGCGGTTTGAAAATGGCGAACCGGTGGATACCACCGGCATCGTTCAGAGATTCGTGTTCGACTGATGTAGCGAGTCGTTTCCGTGCACAAAAAAACTGGCGCTCAAACATTGACGCCGGATAAACATGACGCGCCGGGAACTGTCGAACTCACACAACGCGTAAAGAGGCCGCCGCGATTTCGCCGCGGCCTCCTGCGCATCAGGAGAAACTCATGATATTACGGAAGATCGCTCAACAGTTCTCACCCCAACCCCCGCAGAAGCCGATGTATCCTGGCAACCGTGCGGGTATGCACTGGTGCACGCTGGTATCCACGCTGGTACTGGCAGCCGTAATCGGTGGCTGCAAAAATCAACAGACTCAACAGCAGCCTCCGGCGAAGCCGTCACAGTCGTCCAGCTCTTCGAGTTCGCCATCACAGTCCCAATCTCAGTCACAGTCGCAATCCCAGTCACAGTCATCTTCGAGCAGCTCGTCTTCAAGCCCATCTACGGCCAGCAGCATGCCGTCGCCGAGCTCTCCCAGTAGTTCCAGTTCGAGCCCGAGTATTTCTACCGCGAGCAGCCCCTCACAGCCGAGCAGCTCGATGCCCAGTGTTGAATCCGGCGACCGCTCCAGTGAGCAGGCGAGCGCATCTTCCAATAGCGGCGAACAATCCAGCAGGCGCTCGCAACGCGCCAGCAGCAGCGCAGACCCCAGCAGCGCAGACCCCAGCAACAACAGCCGCGGCGAATCCTCGCCGGTATATACCGATTCCGACCAGCGCGCCGAAGAATCGCGTATGCCGCCGGACCCGTCCTCCAACAGTGAGGGCGAACCGCCGGATGAAATCGATTTCTCCGAAGAAGAACAAACGGCCAGCGCATCGTCCAGCAGTAGTTCTTCGTCCAGCAGTTCGTCCAGCAGCTCTGCCTCCAGCAGTGCATCATCCAGCAGCGCCTCTTCGAGCAGTAGCAGCGCACCCAGCAGTGCTTCCAGTGCCTCAGCTTCCGGTGCGCCAAGCAGCGCTTCCAGTAGTTCTCCGGCAAGTGGATCTCCTGCAAGCGGCGGCCCTGCCGGCGGACAGCAGTCAGCCAGTGCCTCGAGCGGCAGCCCGGCGGCCGGCGGTACCCCTTCCGAGGGTGGCCCGTCCACCAGCGCTCAGACTGGTGGTGGAGCGCCCCCCGGCGGCGGTAACGGCGCACCTGATGAAGCGCCGGCCAGTTCTGCGGAACGGGTGGCAGAACTGGAAGGACAATTCGAGTCCACGATGGTGAGTTACGACGGCATGATCCTGCGCGAGCGCGACTACGTACGCAACCGTCCCGCTTCCGCCGAAGAAGAAGCCGCGGCTGAAGAGGAAGTGCCACCCGGCGAATCCCTGGAGGATCTGATCAGTGATGCGGAAGCTGAGCTCCCTGCTGCGCCGCCTGCTGGCGGTGGCGAGGGCGGTAGCGGCCCGGAACAAAATAACTCCAGTGGTCAGGCTACCGGCCCCGGTCTCCCCACCAAGGGACGTAAGGGGGAATATAACCACAGCAATACCGCAACGGTGGTGCCGGCAGATATCCCCTCGGGAGATGACGACGATGTAGTCGCCCGTCAGATTCGCGAGGCAGCCATACGCGAGACCGACCCGGAGCTGCAAGAAAGGCTCTGGGAAGAATACCGCAAATATAAAAAATCCCAGAAGTGATAGCGGAGGGTGGCAGTATGTTTACATCAATCTATGGACGCGGGAAAAAATCCGCCGACGTTACACAATCACTCACCAGAAACCTGCGCAGCGGATGCGCGGCACTGTTGTTGGGGGCACTGACACTCGCTGGCTGTACCACTACAGATGTGCGTACCACCGCCTACACCCCACTGACGGTGGAGGACGCCGCCATTCCTGAAGGCCGCTTGCTGGACGTAGGCGTGGTGCAGTTTGATACCGGTCTCGATCAGCTTGAGGATGACGAAGAAGCGCTGGTCTTTCCAGAGTTGCGCCGTGCAGAGTCGCGCTATATCGCCGTCACCCTGGCGGACTCCCTGCAGTCCAGTCAGGGTTGGGGGGCAGTGCGGGTTATTCCCAGCCAGCGCACCAATATCGATGTCACCGTGGCCGGCACCATCATGAAATCTGATGGCGAAACCTTGACTGTTTCGGTAACCGTCACCGACTCCCGCGGCCAGGTCTGGTTTACCAAGGAATACACCGAGCAAGCCTCCCACTACGCCTACGACCGCAAACACCCTACGGAAGGCGACGCCTTTCAGGGGATTTACAACCGTATCTCCAACGATATGCTGATCTACCGTCAGGGGCTTTCAGACCAGTACGTCAGTGAGTTGCGCACGATCTCTGAAATCAAATTCGCAAAAAGCTTTGCGCCGGACGCCTTCGAGCGCTACCTCACACAGAATGAAGAGGGTATTTATCAACTGCGCGCACTACCGGCGGAAAACGACCCCATGCTGCAGCGGGTACGCCGCATTCGCGAACGGGACTACCTGTTTGTCGACACCCTCCAGGGCCACTACGACACTTTTGTAAAAACCATGGAAACGCCGTATCAGGAGTGGCGAGCCATGAGTTACGAAGAAGTCAAACAGATGCGCGAACTCAAGCGCAAAGCGCGCAACAATACCATCATGGGGGTTGCCGCTATTGTAGGGGGGATCGCGGCTGCCGGTGCCGGCGGCGGCGCTGCCAGACAGGCCGGTAACGTTGCCGTGGCTGGTGGCGGTTACCTGGTAAAAAGCGGTTTCGATCGTCGCGCGGAGGCCAAGATGCACATCGAGGCGCTGCAGGAGCTGGGCGACTCCATGCAGGCGGAAGTCGAGCCACGCATCGTGGAACTGGAAGACCGCACCGTTACTCTCTCCGGCTCGGTGGAAAACCAGTATCGCCAGTGGCGCGAGCTGCTAAAAGAAATCTACGAGGCTGAAACCGGTGGTATGCGCGATATCTGATGCCATCCGTATTCAGTCACCAACCAAAAGTCCGTCTGTACACTCGTCTTCCCCCAACAGGGAAAGCCCCGGCGGGCGCACAAAAATGGTAGTGCGGAGAAACCATGCAACACCGCGATAACCCCCCCAACAAAAAAACGGTGCCGGGTAAGAACCCCGCACGCGAGCAAGCGTGTGAGGAGGAGAGTTATATCCAGCCGGCGGAATTCAGCTTTGGTACCGAGTCAACGGAAGATAAAGCCGGCAAGAGTAGAGATCGCACCCGGGCAGCGGCCGGCACGAACGTCCGTGGCCGCAGCCTGCTGCAGATCGCCATTGCCGGCGGGATGATCACAGCCCTGGTGGGTGTTTTCTGGGTTCTGCCAAACATGGTGGAAAAACCGAATATTTCCGTAAAGCGCCCCGCTACAGATACCACTTCTGCGCAGGAGACAAGTGCGCCGAAACTACAGAAGTCGCCTTATTCCGAAGCGGAGATTACCCAGCAGCGGCGCGATGTGCAGAAGGTGCTGCAGGATATCCTGCAGCTGCAGGACGAACTGACCGAACGGCGCGTGGAAGTCTGGGCCGCAGAAGCGTACTTTGCTGCACGCACACTGGCGGAAGAAGCGGACGGTATCTATCGCCAGCGCAAGTTCATGCAAGCCCTGCAGCAATATCGCGAGGCCCTCGATGGCCTGCAGGAAATCCGTGACAGTATTCCAGATCGGATCGAACAGCACCTGAGCGAGGGACACGCGGCACTGGACATCGGTGATGCGGAAGCTGCCCACGAAGCGTTCGACCTGGTACTGACCATTTCCGAAGACCACCCACGGGGAACCAAAGGTAAAGCCCGCGCAGAGAAACTGCCGGAAGTGTGGCCGCTATTTACCGATGGCAAGGTGGCATTTGAGGAAAACACCCTGGATGAGGCGCTGGACCTCCTTCAGGCGGCACTGGCTATCGACTCGGAAACCCGCCCGGCCAAGGAGCTACTCCCCAAAGTAAAGGCAGCAATACTGGAGCGGGATTACGGTGAGGCAATGTCGGCGGGCTACGCCGCAATTGCAGTAGAGAATTTCGAGAAGGCAAAAAAGGACTTTGCCAAAGCCAAGCAGTTGAAACCCAATGCCAGCGATCCAGGCATCGGTATAACCCAAGCCAACAATGGTATTGCGCAGGCCCGTATCGATCGACTGTTTGCCGGTGCCGCGAAGTACGAGCAACAGGAACAGTGGCACGAGGCAGTGAAGAATTACCAGAAGCTGATAGAAATCGACACCAGCCTGGTGCAGGCCATTACCGGCAAAGCCCGTGCCGAAGCGCGAGCAAAACTGGACGACAGGCTGCAAGAGTTACTCGACGATCCACTGACCCTGGGACAGAGCAAGCGCAATCAGTACGCGCGCAAAGTCCTCGCAGATGCCCGAGCACTGAATACAAGCACGCCGCGACTGCAGGGCCAGATTGAACAGCTGGAATCAGCGCTCACCCAATCCCTGATTCCCATTACTGTGAGCTTTCAGTCGGATACCTCGACCAATGTCACCATTTATCACGTCGGTAGGCTGGGGAATTTCTCCGAACGGGAAATCGCCCTCAAACCCGGGCGTTATACCGTCGTTGGTACGCGACAGGGGTACCGGGACGTACGGCAGGAAATTGTCGTGGACCCGTCACAGGAAGCACCGACCGTCACTATTCGTTGCGCCGAAAAGCTGAACAGCGCCAATAGCGGTTGAACCGGCGAACCTCCCTTCTTCTCTCCCGTCCAAGCAGAGCACGATCATCGGTTAGCGTGCTCTGCTTCCCACAACGTTTTTTAATGCTGTGGAAAGTCTGATCAATCATGTCCGATGACCGGATAACCACAACGCATTCACCGAGAACAATGGACCGAAACGCCAACACAGTGTCAGGCAAATCGCACTTTTCCCGCCAAAAAGCCCGACTTGCCGCCAGCTTCTGTGGAAGCGGACTAAGCTGAAATGCGCGGCCCTGTCTCTTGCTCCCCGCACAGGAAGGCAGAGTGAGCGGCAGAAGGAAGATCAATAAATACGCAGTAACAGGACATCATAAATGACAGCCAAGGAAGCGGTACCCGTTCGCACCAGCGAGCCGGAAAGTGATGATGCATCCGTCATTCAGCCGATTGGTTTTACCCCGGCACCGGTGTCTACTGGTGGCCACAAGCTGTTCCTATCTCCCCGAGCAATTATCGTGGCCGCCTGTCTGCTACTGGGCGCCGGTATTCTGGTCTATCTGTTGGTCGCACGTTCCCTGATTATCGAAACCCAACCTGTAGATGCAGACGTTTCTGTTAGTGGGCTCGCGTTGCCTCTGGGCGATGGCCACCTGGTACTCCCCGGAAAGTACAACTATACCGTGAGTGCCACCGGCTACATCTCTCAGAGTGGCGAGGTAAATGTCAGCAGTGACAGTAATAGCCGTCGCGCGGTAAAGCTCGAGCGCCTGCCCGGTCACCTCCAGGTAGTGACTGAACCCAGCAGTGTCCCCGTCCGTATATTGATCAATGGATCCGAAGTAGACAGCCAACAGGGGTTGGCACGGAATATTTCCGCCGGACGCAAACGCATTACCATTGAGTCGGAACGCTACCTTCCCTTCAGCAAAGAAATAGAAATTGAAGGCCTGGACAACACCCAGATTTTCACTGCCAACCTTCGCCCGGCCTGGGCCAATGTGCATATTACCAGCCAGCCCCAGGGGGCAACCGTGACCGTTGAGGGTGAGGTACTTGGTACCACCCCCCTGACCGCAGAGCTGGTGCAAGGGGACAGAACGGTCAGTATCTCACTCCCCGATCACAAACCCGCAGAAGTCATTGTTCCAGTCACGGCAGGTGTCGACCAGACTCTGGAGACTGTAGATCTGAATGCCGCGGATGGCTTGCTTCGCGTGGTCAGCTCTCCAGAAGGGGCCAGCGTTACCGTGAATGGCGAATATCGGGGCCGGACTCCCATGGATCTGGAGCTGTCTTCCAACAAACGTCACGAGCTGCGCTTTTTCAAGGATGGCTACGGATCCGTGAATCGCAGTATCGACGTGGATGCCGGACAACAGCAGCAACTCAACGTCATGCTGAAAGCCGTGTTCGGTAAAGTTGCCATCACCAGTAGTCCAGAGGACGCACAAGTACTCATCGACGGAAAACTGGCAGGCACAGCGGGCCAGACTTTCACCCTCCCTACCCGCAGCCACAAAATTACCGTGCGTAAAGACGGATACGAGGACTATGAAACCACCATCGTACCCAGCGCCAAGCTCGAACAGAGTGTCCGCGCGGTATTGCTCACCGGTGAGCAGGCCCGTTGGAGCAACGTACCCGCGGAAATTACCCACAGCGCCGGGGGAAAAATGTTGCTCATGCGACCCAACGCCCAATTCACCATGGGTTCCTCACGCCGAGAACAAGGTCGCCGCGCCAACGAAGTGATGCGCAAAGTCGCCCTCACCCGTCCGTTCTACATCGGGACAACGGAAGTCACTAATCGTGAGTTCCGCCGTTATAAACGCCAGCACAGCTCCAGCCATACCAATGGCATTAGCCTGGATAACGACGGCCTGCCAGTGGTAAATATCAGCTGGAATGAGGCCGCGCTATTCTGCAATTGGCTCAGTGCACGCGACGGCCTCACGCCGGTATACCGCACCGAGCGTGATCGTATTGTCGGCTTCGACTCCGGGGCCAACGGCTACCGAATGCTCACCGAAGCGGAGTGGGCCTGGGCGGCGCGCTATCATCGCGGCAGCATGCGCAAGTTTCCCTGGGGTGACAACCTGCCGGTAGGAAAAAACTCGGGTAATTACGCCGACAACAGCGCGGCACAGATAGTGCCTGCAGTATTACGTACCTATACCGATCGTTACGCAGCTACCGCGCCGGTTGCCAGCTTTCCCCCCAATCCACTGGGGGTCTTTGACCTCGGTGGCAATGTATCCGAATGGGTTCATGACCTCTATACCATCGGTACCGGACTCTCCCTCAAGACGGAAGAAAACCCTGTCGGCCCGCAAGATGGAGACTACCACGTAATCCGTGGTTCCAGCTGGCGTCATGCGGGACTGACAGAACTGCGCCTTTCCTATCGCGACTACGGCGCAGAGCCGAGAAATGACGTGGGATTCCGCGTGGCGCGTTGGGTTAACTGATCCTTTGAAGTTGTCAACGGATAGAAATCAGGAGCACGCTATGAGAACCACGCCGGCGTACATTGGAGTAGCAACCGTGATACTCACCACCACCCTGCTCCCTGGCGGTTTGCAGGCACAGGTAGAGAGCACAGATCAAAAAGAAAATGTCGAAGAAGTGAAGCCACAGAAAGTTTCTTCCAACGAGACGAAAGACGAACCCGAAGCAAAGATTAAAGCGAAGAGTGCTGAAAGCGCCGACAGTTACGAAGCCACAGAAGAGATCTCCGAAGATCTTTCAGTTTCTTACCCTGTCGATATTTAAGTTCGATCAGCAAGCGTGTGACCAGCCGTCACTGTAAATCCAGACAACGTAGTGCAAACAGCCTATCACCAGATTATGTAGGACCCGGACCGCGCAAAAGGCATAGCATGCGGCCCCAGAACACACGGAAATGCCCATGAAATTCAAGTCGTCAGATTTTGTCTTCCAGATTTTTGCGCTACTTGGCGCGATCATTCTGGTACACGCCATTTACGTGGCCATCATCCGCCCCAATGCGGACGCATTGATCGAAGAACAGATGGCGCGGGAAGAAGCCGGCGAAACCTATATACAGAAACGCTCAATCTACATTGTTATGCGTGACTATGAGCAGGAAGCCTGTTTCGTTCTTATGCTATGGGCCATGGCCATCATGGCGCTCAAGGCCCGCCGCAGCATGCGCGAACGCAAACTTCTGGACCAGGC
The Microbulbifer celer DNA segment above includes these coding regions:
- a CDS encoding parallel beta-helix domain-containing protein encodes the protein MKTTAKIGVVLLTALAAACSQDSQTQKNNENTAAATAVDFQKALRKQLIQAQPGDVIEIPEGHFQLNRSLSLNVDGVTIRGAGMDKSILSFKDQIQGAEGLLVNASDFTIEGLAIEDTIGDALKVNEGKNIIIRNIRVEWTNGPATENGAYGIYPVQTENTLVEGTVAIGASDAGIYVGQSRNVIVRNNRAEFNVAGIEIENTIGADVYGNVATNNTGGILVFNMPNLPQPGHSTRVYNNRVFENNTDNFGHEGTPVAAVPAGSGVVINSNDNVEIFNNEIADNETANVIVSSYFSAGYYSDKSTQKDFDPYPEGIYIYDNQFAGGGDSPDHLELKALKVARFGLTGSLPDIMWDGAMDPNKMVNGELPENLKLCIENEGVGIINVDVQGDFENISTDISAHQCSLEKLPKIVLDFDKPQEEPAAENEVADA
- a CDS encoding Yip1 family protein yields the protein MLNHLYGLMVKPRSQWQEIAGLSEKGLNRQLPYVIILASLPALAWFFGTTQIGWSIGNGGQVRTLTSNSALSLVAVFYLTMILAVIAIGFFIHWMAKTYGAKSHPMKGMVIAGFTATPIFIAGAAGLYPVLWLDILLATIAVAYAVYLLYLGIPIVLDVSEERGFLFASAVVTVCLVMAVVVMVSTVLFWSYVAAPVFQH
- a CDS encoding branched-chain amino acid aminotransferase, yielding MSIKIQPEAIANLRGFELPERLGFGTVMAPVMFRARYEDGCWSSGELVPYAPLMLDPAAKVLHYAQSCFEGLKAYRNGSGAALFRPERNAARMQHSAERLCMPPVPESLFMEGVRTVTAYCANLIPANSGESLYLRPFLIGTQPDLSVTASSAYDFYVIASPSAAYHPGNMRLWIEREDSRAAVGGTGDSKVGGNYAASLQSIARLKERGYDQSLWLSPSNRQTVDELSGMNFFAVMDGVLHTPALNGSILEGVTRDSLLTLAREMDIEVHERDIDIDDLLALVRSGTCSEAFACGTAAIVSPISELGDDNGNYKLNSAPGPVAEKLRAALLDIQEGRSEDRFGWIQRVEAAES
- a CDS encoding PEGA domain-containing protein is translated as MTAKEAVPVRTSEPESDDASVIQPIGFTPAPVSTGGHKLFLSPRAIIVAACLLLGAGILVYLLVARSLIIETQPVDADVSVSGLALPLGDGHLVLPGKYNYTVSATGYISQSGEVNVSSDSNSRRAVKLERLPGHLQVVTEPSSVPVRILINGSEVDSQQGLARNISAGRKRITIESERYLPFSKEIEIEGLDNTQIFTANLRPAWANVHITSQPQGATVTVEGEVLGTTPLTAELVQGDRTVSISLPDHKPAEVIVPVTAGVDQTLETVDLNAADGLLRVVSSPEGASVTVNGEYRGRTPMDLELSSNKRHELRFFKDGYGSVNRSIDVDAGQQQQLNVMLKAVFGKVAITSSPEDAQVLIDGKLAGTAGQTFTLPTRSHKITVRKDGYEDYETTIVPSAKLEQSVRAVLLTGEQARWSNVPAEITHSAGGKMLLMRPNAQFTMGSSRREQGRRANEVMRKVALTRPFYIGTTEVTNREFRRYKRQHSSSHTNGISLDNDGLPVVNISWNEAALFCNWLSARDGLTPVYRTERDRIVGFDSGANGYRMLTEAEWAWAARYHRGSMRKFPWGDNLPVGKNSGNYADNSAAQIVPAVLRTYTDRYAATAPVASFPPNPLGVFDLGGNVSEWVHDLYTIGTGLSLKTEENPVGPQDGDYHVIRGSSWRHAGLTELRLSYRDYGAEPRNDVGFRVARWVN